One region of Marivirga arenosa genomic DNA includes:
- the ychF gene encoding redox-regulated ATPase YchF, producing the protein MGLQCGIVGLPNVGKSTLFNALSNAKAEAANFPFCTIDPNVGVISVPDERLGILEELVNPDKVVPTIIEFVDIAGLVAGASKGEGLGNKFLGNIREVDAIVHVVRCFEDDNITHVSGRVNPVADKDIIDTELQLKDLESVEKKIQKCEKIAKSGDAKAKKELAVLNQYKAVLEDGKNARTLKLSKEEKEPVRDLMLLTDKPVIYVTNVEESAAVEGNDLVKKFKEYVKDEEAEVIIVSAAIESQIAEFDEPEEKAMFLEEYGLTESGLNKLIRASYSILDLITYFTAGKQEVRAWTIKKGWKAPQAAGVIHTDFEKGFIKAEVIKLDDYKQYKTEQACKEAGKVSIEGKEYVVKDGDIMHFRFNV; encoded by the coding sequence ATGGGTTTACAATGCGGAATAGTTGGTTTGCCAAATGTGGGTAAATCTACTTTGTTTAATGCACTTTCTAATGCAAAAGCTGAAGCAGCAAATTTCCCTTTTTGTACTATTGATCCTAATGTGGGAGTTATTAGTGTTCCTGATGAAAGATTAGGTATATTAGAAGAGCTAGTAAACCCAGATAAGGTAGTTCCAACCATTATTGAATTTGTAGATATAGCAGGGCTTGTTGCAGGAGCTAGTAAAGGAGAAGGTTTAGGAAATAAATTCTTAGGCAATATTAGAGAAGTAGATGCTATCGTTCATGTTGTTAGATGCTTTGAAGATGACAATATCACACACGTTTCAGGAAGAGTTAATCCTGTGGCTGATAAAGACATAATTGATACTGAATTGCAATTAAAAGATTTAGAATCAGTCGAGAAAAAAATTCAAAAGTGTGAAAAAATTGCTAAATCTGGTGATGCAAAAGCCAAAAAGGAATTAGCAGTATTAAATCAGTATAAAGCTGTTTTGGAAGATGGTAAAAATGCCAGAACATTAAAATTATCTAAGGAAGAAAAAGAACCAGTTAGAGATTTAATGCTTCTTACAGATAAGCCCGTTATTTACGTGACCAATGTAGAAGAATCTGCTGCTGTTGAAGGGAACGATTTGGTTAAAAAGTTCAAGGAGTATGTAAAAGATGAGGAAGCAGAGGTAATTATTGTAAGTGCTGCAATTGAATCGCAAATAGCAGAGTTTGATGAGCCTGAGGAGAAAGCAATGTTTTTGGAAGAATATGGTTTAACTGAATCAGGCTTAAATAAATTGATTAGAGCCTCATATTCAATATTGGATCTTATCACCTATTTTACTGCTGGAAAACAAGAAGTAAGGGCATGGACTATTAAAAAGGGATGGAAAGCCCCACAAGCTGCTGGAGTAATCCACACTGATTTTGAGAAAGGTTTTATTAAAGCTGAGGTGATCAAATTAGATGATTATAAGCAATATAAGACAGAGCAAGCTTGCAAAGAAGCAGGAAAAGTTTCGATTGAAGGGAAGGAATATGTAGTAAAAGATGGCGATATCATGCATTTTAGGTTTAATGTGTAA
- a CDS encoding AI-2E family transporter: MNRLKPILYLIGGVLVLYLVSLLFSDILIYIIISMIISTILRPLVSYLNSLYFYGYKLPKIFTIIISFSVLIGFIILFVGLFIPLVSEQIQILSKLDYDNLYSKITTPIQAVEVFLIDSIPNIGSEGFIIDRLKDSIYSFVQTVDVSYILNNLISITGSIFVAILAISFITFFLLYEKGLARRKLIQLIPNKYFEVSMGAIYKIEKLLSNYLLGLLFQMISIFTIASVGLSILGIKYAITIAVFAAVANLIPYAGPILGASFGIIVGVTTGGIFEFNNELLILVIKIISVFAVVQITDNILLQPLIFSKSVKAHPLEIFVIIFAGASLAGVIGMVAAIPVYTIIRVILIELYQGYTQYKIFQN; the protein is encoded by the coding sequence GTGAATAGACTTAAACCAATATTATATTTAATAGGAGGCGTTCTAGTTCTTTATTTAGTAAGTCTCCTTTTTTCTGATATTTTGATATATATCATTATTTCTATGATTATATCAACCATTCTAAGGCCTTTGGTAAGCTATTTAAATAGTCTGTATTTTTATGGTTACAAGCTACCGAAAATATTTACTATTATTATTTCTTTTAGTGTTTTAATTGGTTTTATAATCCTATTTGTAGGTTTGTTTATCCCCTTAGTATCTGAACAAATACAAATTTTAAGTAAACTTGATTATGATAACCTTTACAGCAAAATCACAACTCCTATACAAGCTGTAGAGGTTTTTTTAATTGATTCCATTCCTAACATTGGATCAGAAGGCTTTATAATCGACAGACTTAAAGATAGCATTTATAGCTTTGTTCAAACAGTGGATGTCAGTTATATACTTAATAATTTAATATCAATTACAGGGAGTATTTTTGTTGCAATTTTAGCGATTAGCTTCATTACTTTTTTCTTATTATATGAAAAAGGATTAGCTAGAAGAAAGCTAATTCAACTAATTCCAAATAAGTATTTTGAAGTCTCAATGGGAGCAATTTATAAAATTGAAAAGCTTTTATCTAATTATTTATTAGGGCTTCTTTTTCAGATGATCTCAATATTTACAATTGCTTCTGTTGGCTTGAGCATTTTAGGAATAAAATATGCTATAACAATTGCAGTTTTTGCAGCTGTTGCTAATTTGATTCCCTATGCGGGACCAATTTTAGGAGCCTCTTTTGGTATTATCGTAGGGGTTACTACAGGAGGTATATTTGAATTCAATAACGAATTGCTTATTCTAGTTATAAAAATTATTTCTGTTTTTGCAGTAGTTCAGATTACTGATAATATACTTTTACAGCCATTAATTTTTTCAAAAAGTGTAAAAGCACATCCATTAGAAATTTTTGTTATTATCTTTGCAGGCGCATCCTTGGCGGGAGTAATTGGAATGGTAGCAGCCATTCCAGTGTACACCATAATTCGGGTTATTTTAATAGAGCTTTACCAAGGATATACACAATATAAAATTTTTCAGAATTAA
- a CDS encoding RagB/SusD family nutrient uptake outer membrane protein, whose protein sequence is MKNLKYILVLFALTAFMGCEEQLEFKPQQSLDTDLAFANGQAADGALVGVYSGMQDLEVMGSMPQLISEYMADNVNFIGSFPTLQEINQYNTLSNNTSIDQLYEDNFEVITDANFVIANTATVDDPLFSDEQKTQNIAEARFLRAFVYFNMVNLFAPPFNSPGGPNAAALPLVTEPFDGEIIEYSRSTVSEIHAQIIADLDFAIANLPGINSNRGLASSGAAKALKSRLHLYRGEYAEAAQLAGEVINQGDYAAAGDLSFYPSVANPEVVFGIINTAIDNGRTGSGGWDSYFSPAEAGGRGDAPFSADLLATYDANDLRVTSLTEVSPAGRIYTTKYNDAVNNTSDYLAIRVSEMHLTRAEALVATNGLGSAAEAIALVNPIRTRAGLAAWAAGDFADAASLLAAIRNERRLELAFEGHRRMDLLRIGAALRQGFAPAAFGADKTILPIPQREIDINPNLAPNNPGY, encoded by the coding sequence ATGAAAAATTTAAAATATATCTTAGTTCTATTTGCTTTAACTGCCTTTATGGGTTGTGAAGAGCAGTTAGAGTTTAAGCCACAGCAGTCATTAGATACTGATCTAGCATTTGCAAATGGTCAAGCTGCAGATGGTGCTTTAGTTGGTGTATACAGCGGTATGCAAGATTTAGAAGTAATGGGCTCTATGCCTCAATTAATTTCTGAATATATGGCAGATAATGTGAATTTCATTGGTTCATTCCCAACTTTACAGGAGATTAATCAATATAATACACTATCTAACAATACTTCGATCGATCAGCTTTATGAGGATAATTTCGAAGTTATTACTGATGCTAACTTTGTAATAGCAAATACTGCAACAGTTGATGATCCATTATTCAGTGATGAACAAAAAACACAAAATATTGCTGAAGCAAGATTTTTACGTGCTTTTGTTTATTTTAATATGGTGAATTTATTCGCTCCTCCATTTAACAGTCCTGGTGGTCCAAATGCTGCTGCATTACCATTAGTTACTGAACCATTTGATGGGGAGATTATTGAGTATTCTAGATCTACAGTATCAGAGATTCATGCTCAAATTATTGCTGATTTAGATTTTGCTATTGCAAACTTACCAGGGATTAATTCAAATAGAGGTTTAGCTTCTTCAGGTGCTGCAAAAGCCTTGAAGTCTAGATTACATTTATACAGAGGGGAGTATGCTGAAGCTGCTCAGTTGGCTGGTGAAGTTATCAATCAAGGTGATTATGCTGCTGCTGGAGACTTAAGTTTCTATCCTAGTGTTGCTAACCCAGAAGTTGTATTTGGTATTATAAATACAGCAATAGATAACGGAAGAACTGGTTCTGGTGGATGGGATTCATACTTTAGTCCAGCAGAGGCTGGCGGTAGAGGTGACGCTCCTTTCAGTGCAGATTTATTAGCTACATATGATGCTAATGATTTAAGAGTTACATCTCTAACAGAAGTTTCACCTGCAGGTAGAATTTATACCACTAAATACAATGATGCAGTAAACAATACTTCTGATTATTTAGCAATTAGAGTTTCTGAAATGCATTTAACAAGAGCGGAAGCTTTAGTTGCTACAAATGGATTAGGTTCTGCTGCTGAAGCAATTGCTTTGGTAAACCCTATTAGAACAAGAGCTGGATTAGCTGCTTGGGCTGCTGGTGATTTTGCAGATGCTGCTTCTTTATTAGCTGCTATCAGAAACGAAAGAAGATTAGAATTAGCTTTCGAGGGTCACAGAAGAATGGATTTATTAAGAATCGGGGCAGCTTTAAGACAAGGATTCGCTCCTGCTGCATTTGGTGCTGATAAAACTATTTTACCAATTCCTCAAAGAGAAATTGATATTAACCCTAATTTAGCTCCTAATAACCCTGGTTATTAA
- a CDS encoding SusC/RagA family TonB-linked outer membrane protein encodes MKKILLTCFMLVFVLHAWAQDRTVSGKVTDADTGESLPGVNVLLKGTGTGITTDLDGNYKISVPSDGGVLVFTFIGMETQEVEIGSRSVINVEMTTDIAELSEVVVVGYGAQNAKLSTQSVSKVDSKAFENMPILSAQEALQGQAAGVQMTASSGVAGGQQNIRIRGVSSINAGGQPLFVVDGVPMNDGNAISYGQAQGGATLNPLQELNPNEIESINILKDASATAIYGSRGSNGVIVINTKKGKAGKTKVNLDLYTGVQDINNRRPTMTADQHRGYIADLFGVSQQDVIDAGLATDGSFDWPDAVIQQGSVSNANLSVSGGDEKTQYFFSGTYFQQDAYAIGNEIERLNTRMNILHNITDKLRVGTNIGIAKVNNDRIGADNNTFAPLTSSYLQLPWVEPRTDNGAYVNTGFIANVLAIEELNTNRVVNRRLTGNAFFEYDIIPGLSLKTDFGTDQFQLEENRRDVDIVSPGGYGYYGITQDNKWLNTTTLNFNKTFGENYISAIGGYSYEEANYAQIQVEGSGFLSDDLPNVASAATPTFTSNEKSGWRLNSLFSRVSYRWNDKLLAEGSIRRDGSSRFGAGNRFGIFWAGSLGYVLSEEAFIQDISAISFLKLKASYGTTGNDQIGNFPSLGLYGAGNDYNGVPGIVPTQAANPQLSWEETTQLDITMNLGLFNDRITLEASYYDKLTDGLLLNVPVPYTTGFVSITQNAGEMKNSGFDVLLNTKNFDGDFKWETSFNIGFLNNEITSLPGASVDDEGREFVIGSASQRAIVGHSVNTFYLIRYSGINPETGDAEWLTKDGEVTSTPTAADRVIVGSAIPDFTGGLTNTFSYKGVSLSGQFTFVSGNSVMYDDLRFTDNPNNWGFFNLNPRLLDYWQNPGDDAYAPALTSPTFGTFGQRSTLQLRDASYLRLRNVTLSYTIPKSAVERIGLRSARVYGQAQNLLTLTAANKGEALGGVEKELEPEINGGGGTNLGAGESFFTLPQAKSFTVGVSLGF; translated from the coding sequence ATGAAGAAGATTCTACTAACATGTTTCATGTTGGTGTTCGTGTTACATGCATGGGCACAGGATCGCACCGTTAGTGGTAAAGTGACTGACGCTGATACTGGCGAGTCATTACCAGGTGTGAACGTATTATTAAAAGGTACTGGTACTGGTATTACCACTGATTTGGATGGTAATTATAAGATTTCAGTTCCTTCTGATGGTGGTGTATTAGTATTTACATTCATTGGAATGGAAACTCAAGAAGTTGAAATCGGATCAAGATCTGTAATTAATGTAGAAATGACTACTGATATTGCAGAACTTAGCGAGGTTGTAGTTGTTGGATATGGTGCGCAAAATGCAAAACTTTCTACTCAATCTGTATCTAAAGTTGATTCTAAGGCATTTGAAAATATGCCAATACTTTCTGCACAAGAAGCCTTACAAGGACAAGCTGCAGGTGTTCAAATGACAGCTTCTTCTGGGGTTGCTGGTGGTCAGCAAAACATTAGAATTAGAGGGGTTTCTTCAATCAACGCTGGGGGTCAGCCTTTATTCGTTGTAGATGGAGTACCTATGAATGATGGTAATGCTATTTCGTATGGTCAAGCACAAGGTGGTGCAACACTTAACCCTTTACAAGAACTAAACCCTAACGAAATTGAGTCAATAAACATTTTAAAAGATGCTTCAGCAACCGCTATTTACGGTTCTAGAGGTTCGAATGGTGTTATTGTAATCAATACTAAAAAAGGTAAAGCTGGAAAAACTAAAGTTAATTTAGATCTTTACACTGGTGTTCAGGATATCAATAACAGAAGACCTACTATGACTGCTGATCAACATAGAGGTTACATTGCCGATTTGTTTGGTGTTTCTCAACAAGATGTAATTGATGCAGGCCTAGCTACTGATGGTTCTTTTGATTGGCCAGATGCTGTAATTCAGCAAGGTTCTGTTTCTAATGCTAACTTAAGCGTTAGTGGTGGTGATGAGAAAACTCAGTATTTCTTCTCAGGTACTTATTTCCAACAAGATGCTTATGCTATTGGTAATGAGATTGAAAGATTGAATACTCGTATGAATATTCTTCATAATATTACGGATAAGTTAAGAGTGGGTACTAACATAGGTATTGCTAAAGTAAACAATGATAGAATTGGTGCAGATAATAACACTTTCGCGCCTTTAACATCATCTTATTTACAATTACCTTGGGTAGAGCCTCGTACAGATAACGGAGCTTACGTAAATACTGGTTTTATTGCTAACGTTTTAGCGATTGAAGAATTGAATACCAACAGAGTTGTTAATAGAAGATTAACAGGTAATGCTTTTTTTGAATATGATATCATCCCTGGATTATCTTTAAAAACTGATTTTGGTACAGATCAATTCCAATTAGAGGAAAATAGAAGAGATGTTGATATTGTATCGCCAGGTGGTTATGGTTATTATGGAATAACTCAGGATAATAAGTGGTTGAATACTACTACTTTAAATTTCAACAAAACATTTGGTGAAAATTACATTAGCGCAATTGGTGGTTATTCTTATGAAGAAGCTAATTACGCTCAAATTCAAGTAGAAGGTTCAGGATTCTTATCTGATGATTTACCTAACGTAGCATCTGCTGCAACACCAACTTTTACGTCAAATGAAAAAAGTGGATGGAGATTAAACTCTTTGTTCTCGAGGGTATCCTACAGATGGAATGATAAGTTATTAGCAGAAGGTTCGATAAGAAGAGATGGTTCTTCAAGATTCGGTGCTGGTAATAGATTTGGTATTTTCTGGGCTGGTTCATTAGGATACGTATTATCTGAAGAAGCTTTCATTCAAGATATCAGTGCAATTAGTTTCTTAAAATTAAAAGCTAGTTATGGTACTACTGGTAATGATCAAATTGGTAACTTCCCTTCATTAGGTTTATATGGTGCGGGTAATGATTACAATGGTGTACCAGGAATCGTTCCTACTCAAGCAGCTAATCCTCAACTATCATGGGAGGAAACTACTCAGTTAGATATTACAATGAACTTAGGATTATTTAATGACAGAATTACATTAGAAGCATCGTATTATGATAAGCTTACTGATGGATTACTATTGAATGTTCCAGTTCCTTACACTACTGGTTTCGTTTCTATTACTCAAAACGCGGGTGAAATGAAGAACTCTGGTTTTGATGTATTATTAAATACTAAAAACTTTGACGGTGATTTCAAATGGGAAACTAGTTTTAATATTGGTTTCTTAAATAATGAAATTACTTCATTGCCAGGGGCTTCGGTTGATGATGAAGGTAGAGAATTTGTAATTGGTTCTGCTTCTCAGAGAGCTATTGTTGGTCATTCTGTAAATACTTTCTATTTAATCAGATATAGCGGTATTAACCCAGAAACTGGAGATGCTGAATGGTTAACTAAAGATGGAGAGGTTACCAGTACACCTACTGCTGCTGATAGAGTTATTGTTGGGAGCGCGATTCCAGATTTCACTGGAGGTTTAACCAATACTTTCTCTTATAAAGGAGTTTCTTTAAGTGGCCAGTTTACTTTTGTATCTGGAAATAGCGTAATGTATGATGATTTGAGATTTACTGATAACCCAAATAACTGGGGATTCTTTAACTTAAATCCAAGATTATTAGATTACTGGCAAAATCCTGGAGATGATGCATACGCACCTGCTCTAACTTCACCAACTTTTGGTACTTTTGGTCAAAGATCAACATTACAGCTAAGAGATGCTTCTTACTTAAGATTGAGAAATGTAACCTTATCATATACAATTCCTAAGTCTGCTGTAGAAAGAATTGGCTTAAGATCTGCTAGAGTATATGGTCAAGCTCAAAACTTGTTAACGCTTACAGCTGCTAATAAAGGTGAAGCTTTAGGTGGTGTTGAAAAAGAGTTAGAGCCAGAAATCAATGGTGGTGGTGGTACCAACTTAGGAGCTGGTGAATCATTCTTTACTTTGCCACAGGCTAAGTCATTCACTGTAGGTGTTTCATTAGGATTTTAA
- a CDS encoding OmpA family protein, giving the protein MDFKKITFLISLILISFSSYSQDYKRKTERLLNKSEEALGQRDWPGAVRYMEEAISVEPQNHYLYLEKASLLYTINDLPKVLEALQKAFSIEENWPARYTDYYFILGKESFDKGKYEQAKRPLEIYEQRGYKDDYVRMSKIILKSIDFALSEIESYQENSNPVKSINSESIFRSIYFPFFTLYPSEFLYFTGQRVRNIEEGIYRAKISGTEFQKLEEVPVINSKENEGAAAISADGRVMVFTSCNRRDGFGSCDLYISYYEGDSWQKPVNLGEKVNTAAWESQPFLSSDGRFLLFSSNRRGGYGKRDLYYSLNINGEWSRAKNLGSKVNTFSDEISPFLKLSNDSLFFSSNGRVGMGGFDLYKTAWPLNVDSIENVGLPINTYNNELSFHEKFDGDRYWSRELDSDAKYPPAKVFFQKHEKTERINLVFGEVTDATTEKNIKARIQIYDLELDSLIQETYSNSNSGLYQVIIPKPSDYSFYVEAPGYLFTSRKLDVSEERTELNFKLKPIKENETVILNNIYFEFDSYELSEKSKNEINKIADFLINNPQVKIEIGGYTDLVGSKSYNKTLSQKRANAVYNSLLEFPEIEKDNISARGYGATSLPNGEYKKTVVFKIL; this is encoded by the coding sequence ATGGATTTCAAAAAAATAACTTTTCTAATATCTCTAATCTTAATATCGTTTAGTTCATACTCACAGGATTATAAGCGAAAAACAGAGAGGCTATTAAATAAGTCAGAAGAGGCTTTAGGTCAAAGAGACTGGCCGGGAGCTGTTCGTTACATGGAAGAAGCCATTTCGGTAGAGCCTCAAAATCATTACTTGTATCTTGAAAAGGCCAGTTTACTTTATACAATAAATGATTTACCTAAAGTTTTAGAAGCCCTTCAAAAAGCGTTTTCTATTGAAGAAAATTGGCCAGCTCGATATACCGACTACTATTTTATTCTTGGAAAAGAGTCATTTGATAAGGGGAAATATGAACAAGCTAAAAGACCTTTGGAGATATATGAGCAAAGAGGATATAAGGATGATTATGTAAGGATGAGTAAAATCATTCTTAAATCGATTGATTTCGCCCTTTCTGAAATAGAAAGTTATCAAGAAAATTCCAATCCAGTAAAATCTATTAATTCAGAGAGTATCTTCAGGAGCATATATTTTCCTTTTTTCACATTGTACCCATCTGAGTTTTTGTACTTCACCGGGCAAAGAGTTAGAAATATAGAAGAGGGAATTTACAGAGCGAAAATTTCTGGTACTGAATTTCAGAAATTAGAAGAAGTACCTGTCATTAATTCTAAAGAGAATGAAGGGGCGGCTGCAATTTCTGCTGACGGTCGAGTAATGGTATTTACCAGTTGTAATAGGCGTGACGGTTTTGGCAGCTGCGACCTTTATATATCATATTATGAAGGAGATTCGTGGCAAAAACCAGTGAATTTGGGAGAGAAAGTAAATACTGCAGCCTGGGAATCGCAACCCTTTTTATCATCAGATGGGCGATTTCTTTTGTTCAGCTCTAATAGAAGAGGAGGTTATGGGAAACGCGATCTTTATTATTCATTAAATATTAATGGAGAGTGGTCTAGAGCTAAAAATCTAGGATCAAAAGTAAATACATTTTCCGATGAAATTTCTCCTTTTCTAAAACTTTCTAACGATTCGCTTTTTTTCAGTTCTAATGGCAGAGTAGGAATGGGAGGATTTGATTTGTATAAAACAGCATGGCCCTTAAATGTTGATAGCATAGAAAATGTTGGTTTGCCTATTAACACTTATAATAATGAATTATCATTTCACGAGAAATTTGATGGAGATAGATATTGGTCAAGGGAGTTAGATAGCGATGCTAAATATCCTCCAGCCAAAGTGTTTTTTCAAAAGCATGAAAAAACTGAAAGAATCAATCTGGTTTTTGGAGAGGTTACAGATGCGACTACTGAAAAAAATATTAAAGCAAGAATCCAAATTTATGATTTAGAATTAGATAGTTTGATTCAAGAAACCTATAGTAATTCTAATAGTGGCCTTTATCAAGTAATTATTCCTAAACCATCAGACTATTCTTTTTATGTAGAAGCTCCTGGATATTTGTTTACCTCTCGAAAGTTAGATGTTAGTGAGGAAAGAACTGAATTAAATTTCAAATTAAAACCTATTAAAGAAAACGAGACTGTAATATTAAACAATATATACTTTGAGTTTGATAGCTACGAATTATCAGAAAAATCGAAAAATGAGATTAATAAAATTGCTGATTTTTTAATTAATAATCCTCAAGTTAAGATTGAAATTGGTGGGTATACTGATCTGGTTGGATCTAAATCATACAATAAAACACTTTCGCAAAAGCGTGCTAATGCAGTTTATAATAGCCTTTTAGAATTTCCAGAAATTGAAAAAGATAATATTTCAGCAAGAGGGTATGGAGCTACAAGTTTACCAAATGGGGAGTATAAAAAGACTGTGGTATTTAAAATCCTGTAA